A section of the Methanosarcina mazei S-6 genome encodes:
- a CDS encoding symporter small accessory protein has protein sequence MLVLGIEDPQIWLAYLFCVLSALGCMIYGALNWKSEEEKAVRSGAQKSAAQDQ, from the coding sequence ATGTTAGTTTTAGGAATTGAGGATCCACAGATCTGGCTTGCATATTTGTTTTGTGTATTGAGCGCACTCGGATGCATGATTTACGGGGCATTGAACTGGAAAAGCGAAGAAGAAAAGGCAGTCAGAAGTGGAGCTCAGAAATCAGCAGCTCAGGATCAATAA
- a CDS encoding sodium:solute symporter family protein, whose translation MAISTSTLILFVIIYLAATFYVAYLGYRKNSQTDGYMLAGRGVHPAIMALSYGAAFISTSAIIGFGGVAASLGMGLLWLVFMNIFFGIFIAFVVFGPPTRRMGLNLGAITYPEFIGKRFQSKFIQAFSGILIGIFMPLYAASVIIGAGRFLETSLGINYNIALIIFTIIIASYVIKGGLLSVMYVDAMQAILMLLGMGFLLVFTYVKLGGVVEAHQALTSMLNLVPQALIDQGHRGWTSMPEAGSPIWWNMISTIIMGVGIGVLAQPQLAVRFMTVKDDRSLKRAVAVGGPFILMMAGVAYVIGALSNVYFYRTMGMISLQVVPDGNTDLIMPTFLNHAMPEMFVTLFMLSLLSAAMSTAAAQFHTMGTAIGYDVYQQSIMKGKSTATVHVTRLGITFTILVAVVLAYILPGSIIARATAMFMGLCTSAFLPLFIGALFWKRTTKAGATVSLVIGSLSSLFWLTFVHAKEAVPLGICQAIFGKETLLAGTWTVVDPILIATPLSLLALVAVSLMTPQFSPEFLKKAFSRRFEDEEEKSEAASQKKVESTGV comes from the coding sequence ATGGCAATCAGTACTTCAACTCTTATCCTGTTTGTAATTATTTATCTTGCAGCCACTTTCTATGTCGCTTACCTGGGATACAGGAAGAACTCCCAGACAGACGGGTATATGCTTGCAGGTAGAGGAGTTCACCCTGCGATCATGGCACTCTCGTATGGAGCTGCGTTTATCAGTACTTCCGCAATAATCGGGTTTGGAGGAGTAGCCGCTTCGTTAGGGATGGGGCTCCTGTGGCTTGTGTTTATGAATATCTTTTTTGGAATCTTCATTGCTTTCGTAGTTTTTGGTCCCCCAACACGCCGCATGGGACTGAACCTGGGAGCCATAACGTATCCCGAATTTATAGGAAAGCGCTTCCAGTCAAAGTTTATTCAGGCATTTTCCGGGATTTTAATAGGCATTTTCATGCCTCTTTACGCTGCAAGCGTTATAATAGGAGCCGGAAGATTTCTTGAGACCAGCCTTGGGATCAATTACAATATTGCCCTTATAATTTTCACCATTATAATCGCTTCTTATGTGATAAAGGGCGGTCTTCTCTCGGTAATGTATGTGGATGCCATGCAGGCTATTCTTATGTTGCTTGGAATGGGTTTCCTGCTTGTCTTTACTTACGTTAAGCTTGGAGGAGTTGTTGAAGCCCACCAGGCCCTAACAAGTATGTTAAACCTTGTCCCTCAGGCACTTATAGATCAGGGGCATAGAGGATGGACTTCAATGCCTGAAGCTGGCTCCCCTATATGGTGGAACATGATTTCCACAATCATAATGGGAGTCGGAATAGGTGTTCTTGCACAGCCCCAGCTCGCAGTCAGGTTCATGACTGTAAAGGATGACCGTTCCCTGAAAAGAGCGGTTGCTGTTGGAGGTCCTTTTATCCTGATGATGGCAGGAGTCGCTTATGTTATAGGGGCTCTTTCGAATGTGTATTTCTACAGGACTATGGGCATGATTTCCCTTCAGGTTGTGCCGGATGGGAACACTGACCTTATAATGCCCACTTTCCTGAACCATGCCATGCCTGAAATGTTTGTAACGCTCTTCATGCTCAGCCTGCTTTCAGCTGCAATGTCCACAGCAGCTGCCCAGTTCCATACAATGGGCACAGCCATAGGATATGACGTCTACCAGCAGAGCATTATGAAGGGCAAGTCTACAGCAACTGTCCATGTTACAAGATTGGGAATTACCTTTACCATCCTGGTTGCAGTCGTTCTTGCGTATATCCTGCCCGGAAGCATTATTGCCAGGGCTACTGCCATGTTTATGGGCCTTTGCACTTCTGCCTTCCTGCCCCTGTTCATCGGAGCACTTTTCTGGAAGCGCACAACAAAAGCCGGAGCAACTGTAAGCCTTGTAATAGGGTCTTTAAGCAGCCTGTTCTGGTTGACATTTGTCCATGCAAAAGAAGCAGTGCCCCTCGGGATCTGCCAGGCAATTTTCGGAAAAGAAACACTACTTGCAGGCACCTGGACTGTTGTAGACCCGATCCTGATCGCAACCCCTCTCTCTCTCCTTGCGCTGGTCGCAGTAAGCCTTATGACACCCCAGTTTTCACCTGAATTCCTGAAGAAAGCTTTCAGTAGAAGGTTTGAAGACGAAGAGGAAAAGTCAGAAGCAGCATCACAAAAGAAGGTTGAATCTACAGGCGTTTAA
- a CDS encoding nickel-dependent lactate racemase family protein: MMTNIKKIPLAFGNGFSELSIPEKNFSSIILPSEPEEREDGALLIKKALENPVKSRRLSEIVNSDSKISIIVSDVTRPTPTAKILPPLLEELYLCGAKDENITIVFALGLHRQQTEEESKKLVGEDIYKKIRCIQHDTSRCRRIGVTSRGTPIEVFEEVLDADFVIGTGGIEFHYYAGYSGGAKSILPGVSSEESVLTNHKMMIEENAVSGRVDSPVRQDMEEAAEAFGLKFILNVILDSKKGIVAAVAGDFIAAHRKGIEFVDAMYKAPVEPADAVVVSCGGYPKDINLYQANKALDNATQAVKEGGSIILVAECEEGIGNQVYECWNMQCKNPDDAIERFKHCFEFGGHKSAIVAIAAKKFRLYLVSKLPEEKARDAFFIPMGSVQEALSAVLSDNPEAKIHVMPHGGQTLPVRKEN; encoded by the coding sequence ATGATGACAAATATAAAAAAGATTCCACTTGCTTTCGGAAATGGTTTTTCTGAGCTGAGTATCCCCGAAAAAAACTTCTCCAGTATAATCCTTCCTTCTGAACCTGAAGAAAGGGAGGATGGAGCCCTCTTAATCAAAAAGGCTCTCGAAAATCCAGTAAAAAGCAGGAGATTATCCGAGATTGTAAATTCGGATTCGAAAATTTCAATTATTGTGAGTGATGTCACAAGGCCCACTCCTACAGCAAAGATTCTTCCTCCCCTGCTCGAAGAGCTTTACCTCTGCGGGGCAAAAGATGAGAACATTACCATTGTATTTGCTCTCGGGCTTCACCGCCAGCAGACTGAAGAGGAATCTAAGAAGCTGGTCGGGGAAGATATTTACAAAAAAATCCGTTGCATCCAGCACGACACTTCCAGGTGCAGGAGGATAGGGGTAACCAGCCGTGGCACTCCTATTGAGGTCTTTGAGGAAGTTCTCGATGCTGATTTTGTCATTGGTACCGGTGGAATTGAATTCCATTATTATGCAGGGTACAGCGGAGGGGCAAAGTCCATACTCCCGGGAGTAAGTTCCGAGGAATCCGTGCTTACAAACCATAAAATGATGATCGAAGAAAATGCAGTTTCCGGAAGGGTAGACAGCCCTGTCAGGCAGGATATGGAGGAAGCTGCAGAGGCCTTTGGTCTTAAATTCATTCTTAATGTCATACTTGACAGCAAGAAAGGAATCGTTGCCGCAGTTGCAGGCGATTTCATTGCTGCCCACAGGAAAGGGATTGAGTTTGTGGATGCCATGTATAAAGCGCCTGTAGAGCCTGCAGACGCTGTTGTCGTTTCCTGCGGCGGCTATCCCAAAGACATCAACCTCTACCAGGCAAACAAAGCCCTTGATAATGCAACTCAGGCTGTAAAGGAAGGAGGCTCTATCATCCTTGTAGCGGAATGTGAGGAAGGAATAGGAAACCAGGTCTATGAGTGCTGGAACATGCAGTGCAAAAATCCTGATGATGCAATAGAGCGCTTCAAGCACTGCTTTGAGTTCGGAGGGCACAAGAGTGCAATCGTTGCAATCGCTGCAAAAAAGTTCAGGCTTTACCTTGTCTCGAAGCTTCCGGAAGAAAAAGCCAGAGATGCATTCTTTATTCCTATGGGGAGCGTTCAGGAAGCCCTGTCTGCAGTCCTTTCGGACAACCCTGAAGCAAAGATCCACGTTATGCCTCATGGCGGGCAAACCCTGCCTGTGAGAAAAGAAAATTAA
- a CDS encoding nickel-dependent lactate racemase family protein encodes MTTNLKKILLAFGNGVSELNIPEKNLSSIILPSEPEEKDYEALLIKKALENPVKSRRLSEIVNPDSKISIIVSDVTRPTPTAKILPPLLEELYLGGAKDENITIVFALGLHRQQTEEECRKLLGNDVSRNIRFVQHDRNRCVHIGETSFGTPVEVFEDALNTDLIISIGTVEFHYYAGYGGGGKSILPGVSSEKSVLSFHSHYSKLFEGDPLLGRADSPARKDIEEAAGIAGLRFILNVVVNSKKEIVAAVAGDFIQAHREAAGYVDSMYKVKVEPADAVIVSCGGFPKDINLYQATKALENAVPAVKAGGSIVLVAECAEGIGNQVYECWNRECRSPDDAIERFKNFFEFGGHKSAIVAKAAKQFKLYIVSKLSEDESIKAFFIPAKSVQEALETILAENPEAKVHIIPDGGWTLPVRK; translated from the coding sequence ATGACGACAAACTTAAAAAAGATTCTGCTTGCTTTCGGAAACGGCGTTTCTGAGCTGAATATTCCCGAGAAAAACCTCTCCAGTATAATCCTTCCTTCTGAACCTGAAGAAAAGGATTATGAAGCTCTCTTAATCAAAAAAGCTCTCGAAAATCCCGTAAAAAGCAGGAGATTATCCGAGATTGTAAATCCGGATTCAAAAATTTCAATTATTGTGAGTGATGTCACAAGACCCACTCCTACGGCAAAGATTCTTCCTCCCCTGCTCGAAGAGCTTTACCTCGGCGGGGCAAAAGACGAGAATATTACCATTGTATTTGCTCTCGGGCTACACCGCCAGCAGACTGAAGAAGAGTGCAGAAAGCTTCTGGGGAATGATGTTTCTCGAAATATCCGGTTTGTGCAGCACGACAGGAATAGGTGTGTTCATATAGGAGAGACTAGTTTTGGCACACCTGTCGAGGTTTTCGAAGATGCTCTGAATACAGACCTGATAATCAGTATCGGGACCGTGGAATTTCATTATTACGCAGGCTATGGCGGTGGAGGAAAGTCTATCCTTCCGGGAGTAAGTTCGGAAAAATCGGTACTTTCATTCCATAGCCATTATAGCAAACTCTTCGAAGGTGACCCTCTTCTGGGGAGAGCTGACAGCCCCGCAAGGAAGGATATCGAAGAAGCCGCAGGGATTGCAGGCCTTCGCTTTATCCTGAATGTAGTGGTCAACAGCAAAAAAGAAATCGTTGCTGCCGTTGCCGGAGACTTCATCCAGGCTCATAGGGAAGCGGCAGGATATGTAGATTCCATGTACAAAGTAAAGGTTGAACCTGCAGATGCGGTCATTGTTTCCTGCGGAGGCTTCCCTAAAGACATCAACCTTTACCAGGCAACAAAGGCTCTGGAAAATGCCGTCCCAGCTGTAAAAGCAGGAGGGTCCATAGTACTCGTAGCTGAATGTGCGGAAGGAATCGGAAACCAGGTATACGAGTGCTGGAATAGGGAGTGCAGGAGCCCTGATGACGCCATAGAACGCTTCAAGAACTTCTTTGAGTTTGGAGGGCACAAGAGCGCGATAGTTGCAAAAGCTGCAAAACAGTTCAAGCTTTATATTGTTTCAAAACTTTCCGAGGATGAAAGCATAAAAGCTTTTTTCATTCCTGCAAAAAGTGTGCAGGAAGCCCTTGAAACCATTCTTGCCGAAAACCCTGAAGCAAAAGTTCACATAATACCCGATGGAGGGTGGACTCTTCCAGTACGTAAATAA
- the cooS gene encoding anaerobic carbon-monoxide dehydrogenase catalytic subunit: protein MDKERISYHESVQKMYERIKADNMTNVWDRYEAQGIGGVPDRRCTFCMAGARCDLCSNGPCRSDASKDKRGVCGITADGMAMRMMLLRNVMGASTYHYHTDQTIRTLRETARNKTPYSIREPEKLKTFANRLGIDISGSDAEIALNLCEFVEKDFNRPAYEPSRIVEILAPPERKKRWEELGIFPGGIYGEMMLSTSSCLTNVDGYYVSLALKAMRLGIAMAYQSQIVNEYCQDVLFGIPRPHTMRVDLGVLDPEYVNVLPNGHEPFLGFAMVQLARKPEWQEKAKAAGAKGLRVIASIETGQEMIQRWEEDDVFYGFTGNWISQEAVLASRCVDLFAADMNCSLPVAPLYAEKYNFKLMPVSDLVAFEGIEERLNYDPVEAEEQAAKLLDMAVENFKNRNSSGEAALNFPAGEAVVGFSTESILDALGGTLDPLLDAIKSGAIKGVVGMVSCTTLRDYGQDVHSVAVVKELIKRNILVLSMGCGNAAMQVAGLCSPEAREYAGDSLKAVCEALGVPPVLSYGTCTDTGRLADLLGAISGALGGVPVPDLPVAAAAPEYMEQKATIDAIFALALGLYTYVNPVPTVTGAPNLVKLLTEDCREVTGGLLNVETDALKAVDGIEQHIMEKRKKLGI, encoded by the coding sequence ATGGATAAAGAGAGGATTTCCTATCACGAATCCGTTCAAAAGATGTATGAGCGGATAAAGGCAGACAATATGACAAATGTCTGGGACCGTTATGAGGCTCAGGGAATAGGAGGGGTCCCTGACAGAAGATGCACTTTCTGTATGGCAGGAGCCCGCTGTGACCTGTGTTCGAATGGTCCCTGCCGTTCGGACGCTTCAAAAGACAAAAGAGGGGTTTGCGGGATCACTGCCGACGGAATGGCAATGAGGATGATGCTACTCAGAAACGTAATGGGGGCTTCGACCTACCACTACCACACAGATCAGACCATCCGGACTTTGAGAGAAACTGCAAGGAATAAAACTCCCTACAGCATCAGGGAGCCTGAGAAACTAAAAACATTCGCCAACAGGTTGGGAATAGATATTTCAGGAAGTGATGCTGAAATTGCCCTTAACCTGTGCGAATTTGTTGAAAAAGACTTTAACCGGCCCGCGTATGAGCCAAGCAGAATAGTTGAGATCCTTGCCCCTCCTGAAAGAAAGAAGAGGTGGGAAGAACTGGGGATATTTCCGGGAGGAATCTACGGGGAAATGATGCTTTCCACAAGCTCCTGCCTCACAAACGTAGACGGGTATTATGTAAGCCTTGCCCTGAAAGCAATGCGCCTTGGAATTGCAATGGCATACCAGAGCCAGATAGTAAACGAATACTGCCAGGACGTCCTTTTCGGGATTCCAAGACCCCACACTATGAGGGTGGACCTCGGGGTTCTGGACCCTGAATATGTAAATGTGCTGCCTAACGGGCACGAGCCTTTCCTGGGATTTGCCATGGTACAGCTTGCGAGAAAACCTGAGTGGCAGGAAAAAGCAAAGGCGGCGGGGGCAAAAGGTCTCAGGGTCATTGCCAGTATAGAAACCGGGCAGGAAATGATCCAGAGGTGGGAGGAAGACGATGTATTTTACGGTTTTACAGGGAACTGGATTTCCCAGGAAGCGGTGCTTGCGAGCAGGTGTGTTGACCTTTTTGCCGCAGACATGAACTGTTCACTTCCAGTTGCTCCGCTTTACGCCGAGAAGTACAATTTTAAACTTATGCCTGTGAGCGACCTTGTGGCCTTCGAGGGGATAGAAGAGCGCCTTAATTATGACCCTGTAGAAGCTGAAGAGCAGGCAGCAAAGCTTCTGGATATGGCAGTTGAAAATTTCAAGAATAGAAACAGCTCAGGAGAAGCGGCACTGAATTTTCCAGCAGGAGAAGCTGTTGTCGGATTCTCAACTGAAAGTATCCTTGATGCCCTTGGAGGCACCCTTGACCCGCTACTGGATGCCATAAAAAGCGGCGCAATCAAAGGAGTTGTCGGGATGGTATCCTGCACCACATTACGTGACTACGGGCAGGACGTGCACAGTGTTGCCGTGGTAAAAGAACTGATCAAAAGGAATATCCTTGTCCTTTCCATGGGTTGCGGGAACGCAGCCATGCAGGTGGCAGGCCTCTGCAGCCCCGAAGCCAGAGAATATGCTGGAGACAGCCTTAAGGCTGTTTGTGAAGCACTTGGAGTCCCGCCAGTGCTAAGTTACGGGACATGCACCGACACCGGTCGGCTTGCTGATCTCCTTGGAGCTATATCCGGAGCCCTTGGAGGAGTGCCCGTTCCTGACCTACCTGTTGCTGCCGCAGCTCCCGAGTACATGGAGCAGAAAGCTACAATAGATGCTATCTTTGCTCTTGCGCTGGGGCTCTATACATATGTAAACCCCGTACCTACCGTTACCGGGGCACCGAACCTTGTCAAATTGCTTACAGAAGACTGCCGGGAAGTCACAGGAGGCCTCCTGAATGTAGAAACGGATGCATTAAAGGCAGTTGACGGGATAGAACAGCATATAATGGAAAAGAGAAAAAAGCTTGGGATCTGA
- a CDS encoding metal-dependent hydrolase gives MADLKITWLGHAAFLLEAEKKLLIDPFISENPKAPCSPENLNPDIIAVTHGHRDHLGDTIEIGARTGCRIISIHEVANYIKSKGVFAEGMNKGGTVEVEGIALTMTHALHSSSIDASGFSFDGGSPAGFVINIGGYSVYHSGDTGVFGDMQLIGELYKPEIALLPIGGRFTMGIKEAVKAVELIEPRIVVPMHYNTFDVIRQDPEEFRKAVEAKVDTKVIIMSPGESIQL, from the coding sequence ATGGCTGATTTGAAAATTACCTGGCTCGGGCATGCTGCTTTTCTGCTCGAAGCTGAAAAGAAACTCCTGATAGACCCTTTTATTTCAGAAAACCCGAAAGCTCCTTGCAGCCCTGAAAACCTTAACCCGGACATAATAGCCGTAACCCACGGCCACCGGGATCACCTTGGAGACACTATCGAGATCGGAGCCCGGACAGGCTGCAGGATTATTTCGATTCATGAAGTTGCAAATTATATAAAATCAAAAGGTGTCTTTGCCGAAGGCATGAACAAGGGAGGCACAGTAGAAGTGGAAGGCATAGCCCTTACAATGACGCATGCACTTCATTCTTCTTCAATTGATGCCTCCGGTTTCAGCTTCGATGGAGGAAGCCCTGCAGGTTTTGTAATAAATATCGGAGGATATTCTGTTTATCATTCTGGGGATACTGGAGTTTTTGGAGATATGCAGCTCATTGGAGAGCTTTACAAACCCGAAATTGCCCTGCTGCCTATAGGGGGCAGATTTACCATGGGCATAAAGGAAGCTGTAAAAGCTGTTGAACTTATCGAGCCCCGGATCGTTGTGCCGATGCACTATAATACGTTTGATGTCATCAGGCAGGACCCTGAAGAGTTCCGAAAAGCCGTGGAAGCAAAGGTTGATACGAAAGTAATTATCATGAGTCCCGGAGAGTCAATACAGCTTTAA
- a CDS encoding DUF2117 family protein — protein sequence MKMEMKISLVIHGPEVIDSGETKIVLEKLSCLGEVKAELGGTMGKTAVIDAGLEVIIDTGRHLKPSVCIESFFETADLICLLNRGKTLETGKIFGAKVAARLKDPEKKPLVQIESPGCSCGKLIPLNKKAESFIEKLSETLGVPAESPLIFHNPISTETCAKTGITRIIREISGVLPGENIFVNGIVIGKASSSKIRIISENGFITAIEGGEIKDHGLEKLHNYKKRDPVDLAGAWIKSGDIRRSIPSLPEVREQNSSAIKSYFISEDRAGSIIPGKVVLIDHEAEKSYELSAGAELVVTVGDDTTAIAGDVLYRLGIPIIGITDGDCDNVTCEPKTFSGSIILRLEPGNDDIVGMRIKKELLKGQNSAVFEDLLAFKEEVLKLAEPSIEAVFKY from the coding sequence ATGAAGATGGAAATGAAAATCAGCCTTGTAATCCACGGACCCGAAGTAATCGATTCGGGAGAAACTAAAATAGTTCTGGAAAAACTTTCCTGCCTCGGCGAAGTAAAAGCGGAGCTTGGCGGAACCATGGGAAAAACAGCCGTAATTGACGCCGGGCTTGAAGTAATCATAGATACAGGCAGGCACTTAAAGCCAAGCGTCTGCATAGAATCTTTTTTTGAAACAGCCGACCTTATTTGCCTTCTGAACCGGGGAAAAACTCTGGAAACAGGCAAAATCTTCGGAGCAAAGGTCGCTGCCCGCCTGAAAGATCCCGAAAAGAAGCCCCTGGTTCAGATCGAAAGCCCTGGCTGTTCCTGTGGAAAGCTTATTCCCCTGAATAAAAAAGCTGAAAGCTTTATTGAAAAACTCTCCGAAACCCTCGGGGTTCCTGCAGAAAGCCCTCTGATTTTCCACAACCCGATTTCCACAGAAACTTGCGCAAAAACCGGAATAACCAGAATAATCCGCGAAATCTCAGGGGTTCTTCCGGGAGAAAATATCTTTGTAAATGGGATTGTTATCGGAAAAGCATCATCTTCAAAAATAAGGATAATCTCCGAAAACGGCTTCATCACTGCAATCGAAGGCGGAGAAATAAAAGATCACGGTCTAGAAAAGTTACACAATTACAAAAAAAGAGACCCTGTAGACCTTGCAGGAGCCTGGATAAAAAGCGGAGACATCAGAAGAAGCATTCCCTCACTTCCGGAGGTCCGGGAACAAAACTCCAGCGCCATCAAATCATATTTTATTTCCGAAGACAGGGCGGGGAGTATCATACCTGGAAAAGTTGTGCTTATTGACCATGAAGCTGAGAAATCCTACGAACTTTCTGCAGGGGCTGAGCTTGTGGTTACGGTTGGGGATGACACTACAGCCATAGCAGGAGATGTCCTCTACAGGCTTGGCATCCCTATCATCGGGATCACAGACGGAGACTGCGACAATGTTACCTGCGAGCCAAAAACCTTTTCGGGATCGATTATCCTCAGGCTGGAACCTGGAAACGATGATATCGTGGGCATGAGGATAAAGAAGGAGCTTTTAAAAGGACAAAATTCGGCTGTTTTTGAGGATCTTCTAGCTTTTAAAGAAGAGGTTCTGAAACTGGCAGAGCCTTCCATTGAGGCTGTTTTTAAATATTGA